The following proteins come from a genomic window of Carassius carassius chromosome 10, fCarCar2.1, whole genome shotgun sequence:
- the LOC132152003 gene encoding proteasome subunit beta type-3: MSIMSYNGGAVMAMRGKECVAIASDRRFGIQAQMVTTDFQKIFPMGDRLFIGLAGLATDVQTVSQRLKFRLNLYELKEGRQIKPKTFMSMVSNLLYERRFGPYYIEPVIAGLDPKTFEPFICSLDLIGCPMVTEDFVVSGTCSEQMYGMCESLWEPDMNPEDLFETISQAMLNAVDRDAVSGMGVVVHVIEKDKITTRTLKARMD; encoded by the exons ATG TCTATTATGTCATATAATGGAGGTGCCGTCATGGCAATGCGTGGAAAGGAATGCGTAGCAATAGCATCAGATCGGAGGTTTGGCATCCAGGCACAGATGGTTACAACCGACTTCCAGAAAATCTTCCCTATGGGAGACAGACTCTTCATCGGGCTGGCAGGCCTTGCCACAGATGTACAGACAGT ATCTCAAAGACTGAAGTTCCGCTTGAACTTGTATGAGCTGAAGGAAGGTCGTCAGATCAAGCCTAAGACCTTCATGAGCATGGTGTCCAACCTTCTGTATGAGAGGAG GTTTGGGCCGTACTACATTGAGCCTGTGATTGCTGGTCTGGACCCAAAGACCTTTGAACCCTTCATCTGTTCCCTTGACCTTATTGGATGCCCAATGGTGACAGAAGACTTTGTTGTGAGTGGAACTTGCTCAGAGCAGATGTATGGCATGTGTGAGTCCCTGTGGGAACCTGACATG AACCCAGAGGATTTATTTGAGACCATCTCACAGGCCATGCTGAACGCTGTTGACAGGGATGCAGTGTCTGGAATGGGAGTCGTTGTTCAtgtcat TGAGAAGGATAAGATAACCACACGCACCCTGAAGGCCAGGATGGACTAG
- the LOC132152005 gene encoding zinc finger BED domain-containing protein 4-like isoform X1 translates to MERSRSAFDHWMHKHHFTFRDTRGRNITVQCNLCLPKINILSTARDSTSNLKKHLECHSPCQMRKRQHSEISEPEPLFHPSKRLRSAVWEYFGYVKDPGGTINVDGYPICRMCRKKVSARASNTSNMAHHLRDHHPKEFAKMNRKHSVVCRRKIRDTPSSDAPSSDGPSSYGPSILENQTAEPSEAKEAKIDPTIYYQTSQSRLNTLVFNFIVEDVQPISILEQPGFRRLIEILSRGKKVMSQNAFITKLEVAFNKMKGELKVKLDKVKTLCTTADVWSVQDRSYFGMTCHWLEDNLERKSAALACTRIPISYTCETIIAKIQEIHSSYNIESKVQATVTDNGNNFIKAFKEFSSEDDQDVEQSHFEDLGSILCDGEMGGDFFLSYFLPPHQRCASQTLNLIASKDLADAVSKGQTGKLHSSATEKCAAIWHKVQTSTVAADAMESIAKMKFTFPCLNQWSSEYYAINKLMSLTDSQLNELTEILGVPCFTPDETAYLTEYTDVFKPVAFALDLLHGEDKCFLGIVIPTLLTLKRKLEEKAANTRLFSKVIDSTVKAIDSRFKQVFGSSDARLATATMPQFRLWWLPEDERESLRAQLITEVLQVDQGTEETETNGGSVHEDEFFSYGPGSSANKGGKREASEEVWLYLQGTNKDLKCLNEFPGVKKVFIKFNTTLPSSVPVQQLFNNGGNIMTPKGHHLSDEHFERVLLLRYNSKITTALE, encoded by the exons ATGGAGCGGTCTCGTTCAGCATTTGACCACTGGATGCACAAACACCACTTCACGTTCAGAGACACAAGAGGAAGAAACATTACTGTTCAGTGCAACCTCTGCCTACCAAAGATCAACATCTTATCCACTGCAAGGGACTCGACGTCTAATCTAAAGAAGCATTTGGAG TGTCACTCACCTTGCCAGATGCGCAAACGCCAGCACAGCGAAATATCGGAGCCTGAGCCTCTTTTTCACCCATCCAAGCGGCTAAGGTCTGCTGTATGGGAGTATTTTGGGTATGTAAAAGACCCAGGAGGCACCATCAATGTTGATGGTTATCCAATTTGTAGAATGTGTCGGAAAAAAGTGTCTGCTCGGGCAAGCAACACCTCAAACATGGCGCACCATCTCCGTGACCACCATCCCAAGGAATTTGCAAAGATGAAT AGAAAGCATTCTGTGGTGTGTAGGAGAAAAATAAGAGATACACCAAGCAGCGATGCACCAAGCAGTGATGGACCAAGCAGTTATGGACCAAGCATTTTGGAAAATCAAACGGCAGAACCATCTGAAGCAAAAGAAGCTAAGATTGATCCCACAATTTATTATCAAACATCGCAATCAAGGCTAAATACCCTGGTTTTCAATTTCATTGTGGAGGATGTGCAACCTATTTCCATTCTAGAGCAACCTGGTTTCAGGAGGTTGATCGAAATTTTAAGCAGGGGCAAAAAAGTCATGAGTCAAAATGCTTTTATCACCAAACTTGAAGTAGCATTCAATAAAATGAAAGGGGAGCTAAAAGTGAAACTCGACAAAGTGAAGACACTATGTACAACTGCTGATGTATGGTCTGTGCAGGACAGAAGTTATTTTGGAATGACTTGTCACTGGCTTGAGGACAATCTAGAAAGGAAGTCTGCTGCTCTTGCCTGCACAAGAATCCCCATCAGCTACACTTGTGAAACCATCATCGCTAAAATTCAAGAAATTCATTCGTCCTATAACATCGAGAGCAAGGTTCAGGCCACCGTCACTGACAATGGTAACAATTTCATTAAAGCCTTCAAAGAATTCTCCTCTGAGGATGACCAAGATGTGGAGCAAAGTCATTTTGAGGATTTGGGCAGTATTCTTTGTGATGGAGAAATGGGTGGAGACTTCTTTCTGAGTTATTTCTTGCCACCCCACCAACGGTGTGCTTCTCAAACACTGAACTTGATTGCCTCAAAGGATCTAGCGGATGCTGTCTCAAAGGGACAGACAGGTAAACTGCACAGCAGCGCAACTGAAAAATGTGCAGCAATATGGCACAAGGTCCAAACTTCCACCGTAGCTGCTGATGCAATGGAATCCATTGCGAAAATGAAATTCACATTTCCTTGTCTCAATCAGTGGAGCTCAGAATACTATGCCATTAACAAGCTGATGTCACTTACTGATTCACAGCTCAACGAATTGACCGAAATCTTAGGTGTTCCATGTTTTACACCTGATGAAACTGCGTATCTCACAGAATATACTGACGTCTTCAAACCAGTGGCTTTTGCGCTTGACCTTCTACATGGTGAAGACAAGTGCTTCCTTGGCATTGTGATACCAACGTTGTTGACCCTTAAAAGGAAGCTTGAGGAAAAGGCAGCAAACACCCGCCTTTTCTCCAAGGTCATCGACAGCACTGTTAAGGCAATTGACTCTCGCTTCAAGCAGGTGTTTGGCAGTTCTGATGCCAGATTGGCCACAGCCACCATGCCACAGTTTAGACTCTGGTGGTTACCAGAAGATGAGAGGGAGAGTCTTCGAGCACAGTTGATCACTGAAGTATTACAGGTCGACCAAGGGACCGAAGAAACCGAGACCAATGGAGGCTCTGTTCATGAGGATGAATTCTTCTCGTATGGACCTGGAAGTTCTGCCAACAAAGGTGGAAAGAGGGAAGCATCAGAAGAGGTGTGGCTGTATCTTCAGGGCACAAACAAAGATCTGAAATGCTTAAATGAATTTCCAGGAGTGAAAAAAGTGTTCATCAAGTTCAATACAACTCTACCCTCAAGTGTTCCAGTACAACAGCTCTTCAACAATGGGGGCAATATTATGACCCCAAAAGGACATCACCTCTCAGATGAACATTTTGAGCGTGTACTCCTTTTACGTTACAACAGCAAAATCACCACTGCTTTGGAATAA
- the LOC132152005 gene encoding zinc finger BED domain-containing protein 4-like isoform X2 produces the protein MERSRSAFDHWMHKHHFTFRDTRGRNITVQCNLCLPKINILSTARDSTSNLKKHLERKHSVVCRRKIRDTPSSDAPSSDGPSSYGPSILENQTAEPSEAKEAKIDPTIYYQTSQSRLNTLVFNFIVEDVQPISILEQPGFRRLIEILSRGKKVMSQNAFITKLEVAFNKMKGELKVKLDKVKTLCTTADVWSVQDRSYFGMTCHWLEDNLERKSAALACTRIPISYTCETIIAKIQEIHSSYNIESKVQATVTDNGNNFIKAFKEFSSEDDQDVEQSHFEDLGSILCDGEMGGDFFLSYFLPPHQRCASQTLNLIASKDLADAVSKGQTGKLHSSATEKCAAIWHKVQTSTVAADAMESIAKMKFTFPCLNQWSSEYYAINKLMSLTDSQLNELTEILGVPCFTPDETAYLTEYTDVFKPVAFALDLLHGEDKCFLGIVIPTLLTLKRKLEEKAANTRLFSKVIDSTVKAIDSRFKQVFGSSDARLATATMPQFRLWWLPEDERESLRAQLITEVLQVDQGTEETETNGGSVHEDEFFSYGPGSSANKGGKREASEEVWLYLQGTNKDLKCLNEFPGVKKVFIKFNTTLPSSVPVQQLFNNGGNIMTPKGHHLSDEHFERVLLLRYNSKITTALE, from the exons ATGGAGCGGTCTCGTTCAGCATTTGACCACTGGATGCACAAACACCACTTCACGTTCAGAGACACAAGAGGAAGAAACATTACTGTTCAGTGCAACCTCTGCCTACCAAAGATCAACATCTTATCCACTGCAAGGGACTCGACGTCTAATCTAAAGAAGCATTTGGAG AGAAAGCATTCTGTGGTGTGTAGGAGAAAAATAAGAGATACACCAAGCAGCGATGCACCAAGCAGTGATGGACCAAGCAGTTATGGACCAAGCATTTTGGAAAATCAAACGGCAGAACCATCTGAAGCAAAAGAAGCTAAGATTGATCCCACAATTTATTATCAAACATCGCAATCAAGGCTAAATACCCTGGTTTTCAATTTCATTGTGGAGGATGTGCAACCTATTTCCATTCTAGAGCAACCTGGTTTCAGGAGGTTGATCGAAATTTTAAGCAGGGGCAAAAAAGTCATGAGTCAAAATGCTTTTATCACCAAACTTGAAGTAGCATTCAATAAAATGAAAGGGGAGCTAAAAGTGAAACTCGACAAAGTGAAGACACTATGTACAACTGCTGATGTATGGTCTGTGCAGGACAGAAGTTATTTTGGAATGACTTGTCACTGGCTTGAGGACAATCTAGAAAGGAAGTCTGCTGCTCTTGCCTGCACAAGAATCCCCATCAGCTACACTTGTGAAACCATCATCGCTAAAATTCAAGAAATTCATTCGTCCTATAACATCGAGAGCAAGGTTCAGGCCACCGTCACTGACAATGGTAACAATTTCATTAAAGCCTTCAAAGAATTCTCCTCTGAGGATGACCAAGATGTGGAGCAAAGTCATTTTGAGGATTTGGGCAGTATTCTTTGTGATGGAGAAATGGGTGGAGACTTCTTTCTGAGTTATTTCTTGCCACCCCACCAACGGTGTGCTTCTCAAACACTGAACTTGATTGCCTCAAAGGATCTAGCGGATGCTGTCTCAAAGGGACAGACAGGTAAACTGCACAGCAGCGCAACTGAAAAATGTGCAGCAATATGGCACAAGGTCCAAACTTCCACCGTAGCTGCTGATGCAATGGAATCCATTGCGAAAATGAAATTCACATTTCCTTGTCTCAATCAGTGGAGCTCAGAATACTATGCCATTAACAAGCTGATGTCACTTACTGATTCACAGCTCAACGAATTGACCGAAATCTTAGGTGTTCCATGTTTTACACCTGATGAAACTGCGTATCTCACAGAATATACTGACGTCTTCAAACCAGTGGCTTTTGCGCTTGACCTTCTACATGGTGAAGACAAGTGCTTCCTTGGCATTGTGATACCAACGTTGTTGACCCTTAAAAGGAAGCTTGAGGAAAAGGCAGCAAACACCCGCCTTTTCTCCAAGGTCATCGACAGCACTGTTAAGGCAATTGACTCTCGCTTCAAGCAGGTGTTTGGCAGTTCTGATGCCAGATTGGCCACAGCCACCATGCCACAGTTTAGACTCTGGTGGTTACCAGAAGATGAGAGGGAGAGTCTTCGAGCACAGTTGATCACTGAAGTATTACAGGTCGACCAAGGGACCGAAGAAACCGAGACCAATGGAGGCTCTGTTCATGAGGATGAATTCTTCTCGTATGGACCTGGAAGTTCTGCCAACAAAGGTGGAAAGAGGGAAGCATCAGAAGAGGTGTGGCTGTATCTTCAGGGCACAAACAAAGATCTGAAATGCTTAAATGAATTTCCAGGAGTGAAAAAAGTGTTCATCAAGTTCAATACAACTCTACCCTCAAGTGTTCCAGTACAACAGCTCTTCAACAATGGGGGCAATATTATGACCCCAAAAGGACATCACCTCTCAGATGAACATTTTGAGCGTGTACTCCTTTTACGTTACAACAGCAAAATCACCACTGCTTTGGAATAA